A window of Cellulomonas fimi contains these coding sequences:
- a CDS encoding zinc-dependent metalloprotease: MDETAPVDWTAAARIAGRLSRPGPTATRDELLDLVEGLRDAAHRAGGYASDITGLTAVDGTAPDAVSRVLVVDRASWARANVEMFARLAEPLGRRPDGSPLVPPPGARTAAAAQVGGVLALLSGKVLGQFDPFTAPPGGTGRLLLVAPNVLHLERTLGVDPADFRLWVALHEQTHALQFAAAPWLADLLRARSAELLGDLAASAPGGDDGPGAADLLARVTRAVLGPDGGSVLDVLSDRQRAVFEEVGAVMALLEGHADVAMDQVGPKVVRTVRTIRRKFEAKRDEGARARGFERVLRRLLGLDEKLAQYRDGAAFVRAVQGHVGRDGFNAVWSGADTLPRPGEIADPASWVRRVHG; this comes from the coding sequence ATGGACGAGACCGCGCCCGTCGACTGGACCGCGGCCGCCCGCATCGCCGGCCGACTCTCCCGCCCCGGCCCGACGGCCACCCGGGACGAGCTGCTCGACCTCGTCGAGGGCCTGCGCGACGCCGCGCACCGCGCGGGCGGGTACGCGTCCGACATCACCGGCCTGACCGCCGTCGACGGCACCGCGCCCGACGCGGTCTCGCGCGTGCTGGTCGTGGACCGCGCGTCGTGGGCCCGCGCCAACGTCGAGATGTTCGCGCGCCTCGCCGAGCCGCTCGGGCGGCGGCCGGACGGCAGCCCGCTCGTGCCCCCGCCGGGCGCCCGGACCGCGGCCGCCGCGCAGGTCGGCGGGGTCCTCGCGCTGCTGTCCGGCAAGGTCCTCGGGCAGTTCGACCCGTTCACCGCGCCGCCCGGCGGCACGGGACGGCTGCTGCTCGTCGCGCCGAACGTGCTGCACCTGGAGCGGACGCTCGGCGTCGACCCCGCCGACTTCCGCCTCTGGGTCGCGCTCCACGAGCAGACGCACGCGCTCCAGTTCGCCGCCGCGCCGTGGCTCGCCGACCTGCTGCGCGCGCGGTCCGCCGAGCTCCTGGGCGACCTCGCCGCGTCCGCGCCCGGCGGCGACGACGGCCCCGGTGCGGCCGACCTGCTCGCGCGCGTGACGCGGGCCGTGCTCGGGCCCGACGGCGGCAGCGTCCTCGACGTCCTGTCCGACCGGCAGCGCGCGGTGTTCGAGGAGGTGGGCGCCGTCATGGCCCTCCTCGAGGGGCACGCCGACGTCGCGATGGACCAGGTCGGCCCGAAGGTGGTCCGGACCGTCCGCACGATCCGCCGCAAGTTCGAGGCGAAGCGCGACGAGGGCGCCCGCGCGCGCGGCTTCGAGCGCGTGCTGCGCCGCCTGCTCGGGCTCGACGAGAAGCTCGCGCAGTACCGCGACGGCGCCGCCTTCGTGCGGGCCGTGCAGGGGCACGTCGGCCGCGACGGGTTCAACGCCGTCTGGTCGGGCGCCGACACGCTGCCGCGCCCGGGCGAGATCGCGGACCCGGCGTCGTGGGTCCGCCGGGTGCACGGGTGA
- the dacB gene encoding D-alanyl-D-alanine carboxypeptidase/D-alanyl-D-alanine endopeptidase yields the protein MATTGRVVGTAVLVVVLAGAAYGTADAYDVAPGLVTLEPSPAPAAPFPTAPGAVDPGDPAAVLGPLDDQAPMPGATTVQALVDGLVADPRLGPTVGVVVADQLTGEVLASHLADQGRTPASTAKLVTAVAALDALGPDVTLPTTVVQSGDQLVLVGGGDMMLAAGAGDPDATVGHAGLADLAAQVARALALQGRTTVQLGFDDSLFSGPALSPTWNPADVAAGFVAPVTALGVDIAKMRAGEYPPRYPDPSLHAARTFAQRLADVGITVTGSPQRTSAPDGAPVVGEVRSAPLGDVVHYFLDTSDNTITEVVSRLVAIDAGLPASFDGGAQAVLHAVAAGGVDTTGAHLSDASGLGAGSVLSPDLLLALLRRSTDPAHPGLREVATGMPIAGLTGTLSDRYTTSTARGLARAKTGSLPGVTALAGTVLDADRRQLVFVVLADRTPAGGQWAPRATIDAFVTNLSGCGCA from the coding sequence ATGGCCACAACAGGACGGGTCGTCGGCACCGCCGTGCTCGTCGTCGTGCTCGCGGGCGCGGCGTACGGGACCGCGGACGCCTACGACGTCGCGCCCGGCCTCGTCACGCTCGAGCCGTCGCCCGCGCCGGCCGCGCCGTTCCCGACCGCCCCCGGGGCCGTCGACCCCGGCGACCCCGCGGCCGTGCTCGGGCCGCTCGACGACCAGGCGCCGATGCCGGGCGCGACGACCGTGCAGGCCCTCGTCGACGGGCTGGTCGCCGACCCGCGGCTCGGACCGACCGTGGGCGTCGTCGTCGCGGACCAGCTCACGGGCGAGGTCCTCGCGTCGCACCTCGCGGACCAGGGTCGCACGCCCGCGTCGACCGCCAAGCTCGTCACCGCCGTCGCCGCGCTCGACGCGCTCGGTCCCGACGTCACGCTCCCGACGACGGTCGTGCAGAGCGGCGACCAGCTCGTGCTCGTCGGCGGCGGCGACATGATGCTCGCCGCCGGTGCGGGCGACCCGGACGCGACCGTCGGGCACGCCGGCCTCGCCGACCTGGCCGCGCAGGTCGCGCGCGCGCTCGCGCTCCAGGGACGCACGACCGTCCAGCTCGGGTTCGACGACTCCCTGTTCAGCGGCCCGGCGCTCAGCCCCACCTGGAACCCGGCCGACGTCGCCGCCGGGTTCGTCGCACCCGTGACGGCGCTCGGCGTCGACATCGCGAAGATGCGCGCGGGCGAGTACCCGCCGCGGTACCCCGACCCGTCGCTGCACGCGGCCCGCACGTTCGCGCAGCGGCTCGCCGACGTGGGCATCACCGTCACCGGCAGCCCGCAGCGGACCAGCGCCCCCGACGGTGCTCCCGTCGTCGGGGAGGTCCGGTCCGCGCCGCTCGGCGACGTCGTGCACTACTTCCTCGACACGTCCGACAACACGATCACCGAGGTCGTCTCGCGGCTCGTCGCGATCGACGCCGGGCTGCCCGCGAGCTTCGACGGCGGCGCGCAGGCGGTCCTGCACGCGGTCGCCGCGGGCGGCGTCGACACGACCGGCGCGCACCTGTCCGACGCGTCGGGCCTCGGCGCCGGGTCGGTCCTGTCGCCCGACCTCCTGCTCGCGCTGCTGCGCCGCTCGACCGACCCCGCGCACCCCGGGCTGCGCGAGGTCGCGACGGGCATGCCGATCGCGGGACTCACGGGGACGCTGTCCGACCGGTACACGACGTCGACCGCGCGCGGGCTCGCGCGCGCCAAGACCGGCAGCCTGCCCGGTGTCACCGCGCTCGCGGGCACCGTGCTCGACGCGGACCGGCGCCAGCTCGTCTTCGTGGTGCTCGCCGACCGGACGCCCGCGGGCGGGCAGTGGGCGCCGCGCGCGACGATCGACGCGTTCGTGACGAACCTGTCGGGCTGCGGCTGCGCCTGA